A stretch of the Mycobacteroides immunogenum genome encodes the following:
- a CDS encoding PPOX class F420-dependent oxidoreductase: protein MVGMGANLPAPTFDDICAAKYVLLTTYTKDGRAKPAAVWAAPENGELLVWTETNSWKVRRIRNTSRVTLAVCDVRGKVRSGEIEGTARVLDADGTERARAAITRKYGLVGWVLVKASILRRGSSGTIGLAVTA from the coding sequence ATGGTCGGCATGGGTGCGAACCTCCCGGCGCCGACGTTCGATGACATCTGTGCCGCCAAATATGTCTTGTTGACCACCTACACCAAGGATGGCCGGGCCAAGCCCGCCGCCGTCTGGGCAGCGCCCGAGAACGGCGAGTTGTTGGTGTGGACCGAGACGAACTCCTGGAAGGTGCGGCGAATCCGGAACACCTCGCGGGTGACCTTGGCTGTGTGCGATGTACGGGGCAAGGTTCGCAGCGGCGAGATCGAAGGAACCGCGCGGGTCCTTGACGCCGACGGCACCGAGCGGGCTCGCGCGGCGATCACCCGCAAGTACGGGCTGGTGGGGTGGGTGTTGGTCAAGGCGAGCATTCTGCGCCGCGGCAGCAGCGGCACCATCGGGTTGGCTGTCACCGCCTGA
- the lnt gene encoding apolipoprotein N-acyltransferase has protein sequence MADEIVEESVDETRDEVVADLAGEEVESLAGDTPEAPEDAGPSRGKLFAAALGARAIAFGRAWMRAATRQGAALAAGLALCASFPPWGLWWAAFPALSVLGLVLWSPKTRLRGGLGYGLLFGLAFYVPLLPWTGQLVGAVPWLALSLLCALWVALFGVLAVAVRNLPGWPLWFAAAWTATEWGKASVPFGGFPWGRLAFGQGDSPMLGLARYGGAPLVSFAVALGAFAVTALGIEMYRWWRSPSVGPDGARPMPSVLLPGVCVCLVLFAMAVSWQQVRHASHGATDGRTVTVAAVQGNVPRLGLDFNAQRRAVLDYHVKETMLLAQDVKAGKAPAPQFVVWPENSSDIDPIRNADAAEAINEAAQAIGVPILVGGVLRHPDSTPEQPKAINSIIVWDPNTGPGERHDKQIVQPFGEYLPWRSFFAHFSEYADRAGYFVPGDGNGVVTAGGVKIGVATCWEVLFDRALRQSTLNGAEILTVPSNNALFGSAMSEQQLAISKVRAVEHDREVVVVGTTGISAFVSPDGVDAGRTKFFEPAYIDMQVRLHNDLTPATQWGPWVEWALALIAGLAVLASAGLAILHNGGLKRPEPEVETASPTKET, from the coding sequence ATGGCTGACGAAATTGTTGAGGAGTCTGTTGACGAGACGCGCGACGAGGTAGTGGCCGACCTCGCCGGTGAGGAAGTTGAGAGTCTGGCAGGCGACACGCCTGAGGCTCCCGAGGACGCAGGCCCCTCGCGCGGCAAGCTCTTCGCGGCCGCGCTCGGTGCGCGCGCCATCGCATTCGGCCGCGCATGGATGCGGGCTGCCACCCGCCAGGGTGCGGCGCTGGCCGCGGGCTTGGCATTGTGCGCAAGCTTCCCGCCGTGGGGCTTGTGGTGGGCGGCTTTTCCCGCGCTGTCGGTCCTGGGACTGGTGCTCTGGTCGCCGAAGACCAGGTTGCGTGGGGGCCTCGGATACGGGTTGCTGTTCGGTCTCGCCTTCTACGTTCCGCTGCTGCCCTGGACCGGTCAGCTGGTGGGTGCGGTGCCATGGTTGGCGCTGTCCCTGTTATGCGCGCTCTGGGTGGCCCTGTTCGGCGTACTTGCGGTGGCCGTGCGGAACCTGCCCGGCTGGCCGCTGTGGTTCGCCGCTGCGTGGACCGCCACGGAATGGGGTAAGGCAAGCGTCCCGTTCGGTGGATTCCCTTGGGGTCGTCTTGCTTTCGGGCAGGGCGATAGTCCGATGCTGGGGCTGGCGCGGTATGGGGGAGCGCCACTGGTGTCCTTTGCGGTGGCCCTGGGTGCGTTTGCCGTCACCGCGCTGGGTATCGAGATGTACCGGTGGTGGCGTAGCCCGTCGGTGGGGCCCGATGGTGCCCGTCCGATGCCCTCGGTGCTGCTGCCCGGAGTATGTGTGTGTCTGGTGCTGTTCGCGATGGCGGTCAGCTGGCAGCAGGTCCGGCACGCGAGCCACGGTGCGACTGACGGACGGACCGTCACCGTCGCGGCCGTCCAAGGCAATGTGCCCCGCCTTGGCCTGGATTTCAACGCGCAGCGTCGCGCCGTGCTCGACTATCACGTCAAAGAGACCATGCTGCTGGCCCAGGATGTCAAGGCAGGCAAGGCTCCGGCCCCGCAATTCGTGGTGTGGCCGGAGAACTCGTCGGATATCGATCCGATCCGCAACGCGGACGCGGCGGAGGCCATCAACGAGGCGGCGCAGGCCATCGGGGTACCCATTCTGGTCGGCGGAGTGCTCCGGCACCCCGACTCCACCCCGGAACAGCCCAAGGCGATCAATTCGATCATCGTGTGGGATCCGAATACCGGCCCGGGAGAACGCCACGACAAGCAGATCGTGCAACCGTTCGGCGAGTACCTGCCGTGGCGCAGCTTTTTCGCGCACTTCTCCGAGTACGCCGATCGCGCCGGATACTTCGTCCCCGGTGACGGCAACGGTGTCGTGACTGCCGGTGGAGTGAAGATCGGTGTTGCCACCTGCTGGGAGGTGCTCTTCGACAGGGCACTGCGGCAGTCCACGCTCAACGGTGCCGAGATTCTTACCGTTCCGAGCAACAACGCACTGTTCGGCAGCGCGATGAGTGAGCAGCAGCTGGCCATCTCCAAGGTGCGAGCCGTTGAGCACGACCGCGAGGTCGTCGTTGTCGGCACCACCGGGATCAGCGCTTTTGTCTCCCCGGACGGAGTCGACGCGGGTCGCACCAAGTTCTTCGAACCGGCCTATATCGACATGCAGGTGCGACTGCACAACGACCTGACACCGGCCACCCAATGGGGTCCCTGGGTGGAATGGGCGCTTGCTCTGATCGCTGGACTTGCCGTCCTGGCCTCGGCTGGCCTGGCGATACTGCACAATGGAGGGCTGAAGAGGCCCGAACCTGAGGTTGAGACGGCCTCACCGACTAAGGAGACCTGA
- a CDS encoding class I SAM-dependent methyltransferase, translating into MKSRRLDRRASFTAQSCAAQRAAETLQPPDRRLLDDPYSRYFIQSPLLRVCLIHPWAARLFIEVLKSVFGAAGHYFLVLRARYTDDVVEAAVGEGVGQLVLLGAGFDTTALRRAWDNPVKIFEVDAPTTQADKRAVMDKLRTAHSDDDIVWVPCDFEHDVLRERLLDSGFDPTRPSLIVWLGVTAYLTREALDATLADLAALCAPGSHLVFDYLDTNVVAGDSTSVRARLWTQAAARFGEPYLTGLTAADADALLASHGFTCEAHLTTRELLQHYASTDIGQSLVDGRAAITTAQRG; encoded by the coding sequence GTGAAAAGCCGCCGTCTTGACCGCCGGGCAAGTTTTACCGCGCAATCCTGTGCCGCCCAGCGCGCGGCGGAAACGTTGCAGCCGCCGGATCGGCGTCTGCTCGACGATCCCTATTCGCGATATTTCATTCAGAGTCCCCTTTTGCGGGTGTGTCTGATCCATCCTTGGGCCGCCCGGTTATTCATCGAAGTACTGAAATCCGTGTTCGGAGCGGCGGGCCACTATTTTCTGGTGTTGCGGGCGCGCTACACCGACGATGTGGTCGAGGCCGCGGTCGGCGAAGGTGTTGGCCAGTTGGTGCTCCTGGGCGCCGGATTCGACACCACGGCACTGCGCCGGGCCTGGGACAACCCCGTGAAGATCTTCGAGGTGGACGCGCCCACCACCCAGGCCGACAAACGCGCCGTGATGGACAAGCTGCGAACCGCCCATTCTGATGACGACATTGTTTGGGTTCCTTGCGATTTCGAGCACGACGTGCTTCGCGAGAGGCTTCTCGACAGCGGATTCGATCCCACCCGGCCCAGTCTGATCGTTTGGCTTGGGGTGACCGCCTACCTCACCCGCGAAGCACTTGACGCGACGCTGGCCGACCTCGCCGCGCTGTGCGCGCCCGGTAGCCATCTGGTCTTCGACTATCTGGACACCAACGTCGTGGCCGGCGACAGCACGTCCGTTCGTGCCCGGCTCTGGACCCAGGCCGCCGCACGATTCGGGGAGCCGTATCTCACCGGACTCACCGCGGCAGACGCGGACGCGCTGCTGGCCTCGCATGGCTTCACGTGCGAGGCACACCTGACCACGCGTGAGCTGCTACAGCACTACGCCTCGACCGATATCGGTCAGTCATTGGTCGACGGCCGGGCAGCGATCACGACCGCGCAGCGAGGCTGA
- a CDS encoding amidohydrolase has translation MAVTGGVISWIGDDDLGRTEFPDADIVDLEGAFVAPAFVDAHVHVTALGLSIIGLDLSGMTSREQCLARLTAYAGEHDDTVIWGHGWDESQWPDRHPLFTADLDAAVPGRAVYLSRIDVHSAAVSTALRRQVPGLAEASGFHPEHPLAGAAHHVTRSYARGALTVNARARARRAALDRAASLGLVSVHECGGPEIGGLEDFRELLATEHGVQVTGYWGEAARDPGHARQLIAETGAAGLAGDLFVDGALGSRTAWLREPYHDAPDTCGIRHLDAETVETHLDSCTQAGITAGFHVIGDAAVAQVIDALGRVAERHGVPAVARCGHRLEHLEMVSAAQAEQLGRLGVIASVQPAFDALWGGPDGMYAERLGVHRGAQLNPLALLASQGVPLAFGSDAPVTPIDPWATVRAAAYHRSASSSVSVRAAFSAATRGGWRAQGIHDGATGTLTPGAPASYAIWETGDLTINTSQPGVQRWSTDPRSRVPALPDLSDSAAALPKCLRTVHRGKVIHG, from the coding sequence ATGGCCGTGACCGGCGGTGTCATCAGCTGGATCGGCGACGACGACCTGGGCCGTACCGAGTTCCCGGACGCCGACATCGTCGACCTGGAGGGCGCCTTCGTCGCGCCGGCCTTCGTCGATGCCCATGTTCACGTCACGGCGCTGGGGTTGTCCATCATCGGACTGGACCTGTCGGGCATGACCTCCCGCGAACAGTGCCTGGCCCGGCTGACCGCATACGCCGGTGAGCACGACGACACGGTGATCTGGGGGCACGGCTGGGACGAATCGCAATGGCCGGATCGGCATCCGCTCTTCACGGCCGACCTCGACGCGGCAGTACCCGGCCGAGCCGTCTACCTCTCCCGCATCGACGTGCACTCGGCCGCCGTTTCGACGGCACTTCGTCGGCAGGTGCCGGGGCTTGCCGAGGCCTCCGGATTCCATCCCGAACACCCGCTGGCCGGTGCCGCGCACCATGTGACGCGTTCGTACGCGCGCGGTGCGCTTACGGTCAACGCTCGGGCGCGGGCACGGCGTGCGGCCCTCGACCGTGCGGCATCACTTGGCCTGGTGTCGGTGCATGAATGCGGAGGGCCCGAGATCGGCGGGCTGGAGGATTTCCGTGAGCTGTTGGCTACCGAACATGGGGTGCAGGTCACCGGGTATTGGGGGGAGGCGGCCCGCGATCCCGGGCACGCGCGCCAGCTCATCGCCGAGACCGGGGCCGCGGGTCTGGCCGGAGATCTCTTTGTCGACGGCGCACTGGGATCGCGTACCGCCTGGTTGCGGGAGCCGTACCACGACGCGCCAGATACCTGTGGTATTCGCCATCTGGATGCCGAAACCGTTGAGACGCATCTGGACTCGTGCACACAAGCGGGCATCACCGCGGGATTCCATGTGATCGGGGATGCCGCGGTCGCTCAGGTGATCGACGCGCTCGGCCGTGTTGCCGAGCGCCACGGAGTGCCCGCGGTGGCCCGCTGCGGTCACCGCCTGGAGCATCTCGAAATGGTTTCCGCCGCACAGGCCGAGCAACTCGGCCGCCTCGGCGTGATCGCCAGCGTGCAGCCTGCCTTCGACGCACTCTGGGGCGGTCCCGACGGCATGTACGCGGAAAGGCTCGGCGTGCACCGAGGTGCCCAGCTAAACCCGCTGGCGCTGTTAGCATCCCAAGGCGTGCCCCTCGCGTTCGGTTCCGATGCCCCCGTTACGCCCATCGATCCGTGGGCGACGGTGCGGGCGGCGGCATATCACCGCAGCGCGAGCAGCTCCGTCTCGGTCCGCGCGGCATTCAGTGCCGCGACCCGGGGTGGTTGGCGCGCACAGGGTATCCACGACGGCGCGACCGGCACATTGACCCCGGGTGCGCCTGCCAGCTACGCGATCTGGGAGACAGGGGACTTGACCATCAACACCAGTCAACCGGGAGTTCAGCGCTGGTCCACAGATCCGCGTTCGCGTGTTCCAGCGCTGCCGGATCTATCGGATAGCGCCGCTGCGCTCCCCAAATGTCTGCGAACTGTGCACCGCGGCAAGGTGATCCATGGCTGA
- a CDS encoding SDR family NAD(P)-dependent oxidoreductase, which translates to MSASGRSVAGSAVLITGAASGMGEATARVFAEDGAFVAVTDLRLEDAKAVADAIGDSAVPWALDVTDDAQITEVVAAVGARFGRLDIVVNNAGFAAFRSLDDPDYGDTWDRSLAVHLTAPVRVVRAALPFLRTSPAPRVVNIASTEALGATPYDSPYVAAKSGLAGLTRSLAVDLGRDGITVNCICPGPIDTAMTAAISAEDKETYARRRTALRRYGRAEEVAHMTLSVCLPVASYLTGAVIPVDGGLMARNA; encoded by the coding sequence ATGAGTGCGTCGGGTAGATCGGTCGCCGGTTCGGCCGTGCTGATCACCGGCGCCGCGAGCGGTATGGGTGAGGCCACGGCCCGGGTTTTCGCCGAGGACGGGGCATTTGTCGCGGTCACCGATCTGCGCCTGGAGGATGCGAAAGCAGTCGCCGACGCGATCGGTGATTCCGCGGTGCCGTGGGCACTTGATGTCACCGATGACGCACAGATCACCGAGGTTGTCGCCGCTGTCGGTGCCCGGTTCGGCCGCCTGGACATCGTCGTGAACAACGCCGGCTTCGCCGCCTTCCGATCACTCGATGACCCGGACTACGGCGACACCTGGGATCGGTCGCTTGCCGTGCATTTGACCGCACCGGTGCGGGTGGTTCGTGCGGCGCTTCCGTTCCTGCGGACCTCTCCTGCGCCACGGGTGGTGAACATTGCCTCCACGGAGGCGCTGGGCGCCACCCCATATGACAGTCCCTATGTCGCGGCCAAATCGGGTCTGGCCGGTCTGACCAGAAGCTTGGCCGTCGATCTGGGCAGGGACGGGATCACCGTGAACTGCATCTGCCCGGGGCCGATCGATACCGCCATGACGGCCGCGATTTCCGCGGAGGACAAGGAAACCTACGCCCGTCGGCGCACCGCGTTACGCCGCTACGGTCGCGCCGAGGAAGTCGCCCACATGACATTGAGCGTGTGCCTTCCGGTCGCGTCCTATCTGACCGGCGCGGTCATACCCGTCGACGGTGGCCTGATGGCGCGCAATGCGTGA
- a CDS encoding MMPL/RND family transporter: MKKKDESEADTGPIAAPVGAETFSARSRAFGRRVRNEFVVPFRRETYADTGQHRPLYARLMYGLSIPIVVLWVLLACGLNAAGPQLEKVIEGHALSFLPDEASSVQALANMGKYFGNGGTNNFVAVLAEGDKPFGAEMHRYYADLMEKFKADKKHVITTIDLWSDPSFAPAFESRDRKASFSYLNLSGNMGTALAMESTQAVRDIVKAYPPPDGVKIYVTGPSAVVNDELLAINRSILPIIIACAICITIIMSLTYRSLFTASMPLLVVAVALVTARPIVALLGQHGIIGISIFASSLLAGIVLGAGTDYGIFLLGRYQEARRAGQDPTSAYYTALSSVQRIIFASGLTVAGATACMTLTRLAAFSTSGLPCTIGILTALAAALTLGPALLAIGCRLGFYEPRGDRAVRRWRRIATHVVRWPGPVLAGSLAVLALAILVLPTYVISYNERAAQPANTEANLGLDAADRHLPPNLLNPNLLFVESDHDMRNSADLIALAKLTNAVYSVDGVQAVQGITRPLISPLPQGTLTYQGGYIGERMSQIAEMVSTQLNGIARITGQIDQLSVGVKVVLRDLEVTQRAVDLPGGTGNATRQRLIELLKTAKSIHNEMQPMLASGIDTAGQLVDMVPDCRQLIPCNTALTGLAVLDGLNQAGGRKFEDLVDASRVASESLPNLVTQVRMLDRFLADSQQTLTPIRGMADSLLVQMNEVTAFLREIADTYMKGDPSGYFFLPSQAFESPLFQSALSVFFSPDGKITRMLVMGDVNSFSRESMDYSAQIIPTAKASLKGTSLGGSKVSIGGAGGTLLNIAAFAKEDFITSAVAAFAFVFCVVLLLLRSFVAAVAVVGTVGLSFLSAWGLSVAIWQHGVGLPLHWAVAPCSFIFLVAVGADYNLLLVARFKEELRAGIKTGIIRSMVGTGSVVTTAGLIFGFTMFALIAGYSSTLAQIGTTVGVGLLLDTLIVRSLVIPSIATILGRWFWWPMRVPCRALRETDPAVIRPTAGTSPA, translated from the coding sequence ATGAAGAAGAAGGACGAGAGCGAAGCAGATACCGGCCCGATAGCCGCTCCCGTTGGCGCCGAGACGTTCTCGGCTCGATCACGGGCATTCGGTAGGCGGGTACGCAACGAGTTCGTGGTGCCGTTCCGCCGGGAGACCTACGCCGACACCGGGCAGCACAGACCCCTGTACGCCAGGCTCATGTATGGACTTTCCATCCCCATCGTCGTGCTATGGGTGCTGCTCGCGTGCGGGCTCAATGCCGCAGGGCCACAACTGGAAAAGGTGATCGAGGGGCACGCCCTGTCCTTCCTGCCCGACGAGGCGTCCTCGGTGCAGGCGCTCGCCAACATGGGCAAGTACTTCGGCAATGGCGGCACCAACAACTTCGTGGCAGTCCTAGCCGAGGGCGACAAACCGTTCGGCGCGGAGATGCACCGGTACTACGCGGACCTGATGGAGAAATTCAAGGCCGACAAGAAACACGTCATCACCACCATCGACCTGTGGTCCGACCCGTCCTTCGCACCGGCATTCGAGAGCCGGGACCGCAAGGCGTCCTTCAGCTACCTGAATCTTTCCGGAAACATGGGCACCGCACTGGCCATGGAATCCACCCAGGCCGTGCGCGACATCGTCAAGGCGTACCCACCGCCCGATGGCGTCAAGATCTACGTGACCGGCCCCTCGGCAGTGGTGAATGATGAACTGCTGGCGATCAATCGGTCGATTCTGCCGATCATCATCGCCTGCGCCATCTGTATCACCATCATCATGTCGCTGACCTACCGCTCACTGTTCACGGCGTCGATGCCGCTGCTCGTCGTGGCGGTCGCACTGGTCACCGCCCGGCCGATCGTGGCCCTCCTCGGCCAGCACGGAATCATCGGCATCTCCATCTTCGCGTCGAGTCTGCTGGCCGGCATCGTGCTGGGCGCGGGAACTGACTACGGCATCTTCCTGCTGGGCCGGTATCAAGAGGCGCGACGGGCCGGGCAGGATCCGACCTCGGCGTACTACACCGCGCTGTCCAGCGTGCAACGCATCATCTTCGCCTCGGGGCTGACCGTCGCGGGCGCGACCGCGTGTATGACGCTGACCAGACTCGCAGCGTTTTCCACCTCCGGTCTGCCCTGCACCATCGGCATCCTGACCGCTCTTGCCGCCGCACTGACCCTTGGCCCCGCCCTGCTGGCCATCGGCTGCAGGCTCGGGTTCTACGAGCCGCGCGGCGACCGGGCGGTGCGGCGATGGCGACGCATCGCCACCCATGTGGTCCGCTGGCCCGGCCCGGTGCTTGCCGGCAGCCTGGCCGTGCTCGCGCTCGCCATCCTGGTACTGCCCACCTACGTCATTAGCTACAACGAACGCGCGGCACAACCCGCCAACACCGAGGCAAATCTGGGCCTGGATGCCGCCGACAGGCATCTGCCGCCCAACCTGCTGAACCCGAACCTGCTTTTCGTCGAGTCCGACCACGACATGCGCAACTCGGCGGACCTGATCGCACTGGCAAAGCTGACCAACGCGGTCTACTCCGTGGACGGTGTCCAAGCGGTACAAGGCATTACCCGGCCGCTCATCTCGCCGCTACCGCAGGGCACGCTGACCTATCAGGGCGGCTACATCGGCGAACGGATGTCCCAAATCGCCGAGATGGTCAGTACACAACTCAACGGCATCGCCAGAATCACCGGCCAGATCGATCAGCTCTCCGTGGGCGTGAAGGTGGTCCTGCGGGATCTTGAGGTCACCCAGCGTGCTGTCGACCTACCCGGCGGCACCGGTAATGCCACCCGGCAGCGGCTCATCGAGTTGTTGAAGACGGCGAAGAGCATCCATAACGAGATGCAGCCGATGCTGGCGAGCGGCATCGACACCGCGGGCCAGCTGGTCGACATGGTTCCCGACTGCAGGCAACTCATTCCCTGCAACACGGCGCTCACCGGCCTGGCAGTCCTCGACGGACTCAACCAGGCGGGAGGCCGTAAGTTCGAGGATCTCGTGGACGCGTCCCGCGTCGCCTCCGAGTCATTGCCCAACTTGGTGACGCAGGTGCGGATGCTGGATCGCTTCCTGGCCGACTCGCAACAGACACTCACGCCCATCCGCGGGATGGCGGACTCGCTGCTGGTTCAGATGAATGAGGTCACCGCCTTCCTGCGGGAGATCGCCGACACCTATATGAAGGGAGACCCGAGCGGATACTTCTTCCTGCCGAGCCAGGCCTTCGAATCCCCGCTGTTCCAGTCCGCGCTCTCCGTCTTCTTCTCACCGGACGGCAAGATCACCCGCATGCTCGTGATGGGCGACGTGAACTCATTCAGCCGCGAGAGCATGGACTACAGCGCGCAGATCATCCCCACGGCCAAGGCCTCACTCAAGGGCACCTCGCTGGGCGGGAGCAAGGTCAGCATCGGTGGCGCCGGTGGCACGCTGCTCAACATCGCCGCCTTCGCCAAGGAAGATTTCATCACCAGCGCCGTGGCGGCCTTCGCCTTCGTCTTCTGTGTCGTCCTGCTGCTGTTGCGCAGCTTCGTCGCCGCGGTCGCCGTCGTGGGCACGGTCGGGCTGTCGTTTCTCTCGGCGTGGGGGCTCAGCGTCGCCATCTGGCAACACGGCGTGGGTCTGCCGCTGCACTGGGCGGTCGCACCGTGCTCCTTCATCTTCCTGGTCGCCGTCGGCGCCGACTACAACTTGCTGCTCGTAGCGCGGTTCAAGGAAGAGCTGCGCGCCGGGATCAAAACCGGGATCATCCGTTCCATGGTGGGAACCGGCAGCGTGGTCACCACCGCCGGCCTGATCTTCGGTTTCACCATGTTCGCGCTCATCGCCGGCTACTCCAGCACTCTCGCCCAGATCGGCACGACCGTCGGTGTCGGACTCCTGCTCGACACGCTCATCGTCCGCTCTCTCGTGATCCCCTCTATCGCGACCATTCTGGGCCGGTGGTTCTGGTGGCCCATGCGGGTGCCCTGCCGCGCTTTACGGGAGACCGATCCGGCGGTGATTCGCCCGACCGCCGGAACGAGTCCGGCATAG
- a CDS encoding RNA polymerase-binding protein RbpA, with protein MADRVLRGSRLGAVSYETDRDHDLAPRRMARYRTDNGEEFDVPFAHDAEIPANWACRNGLEGTLLDGDVPEPKKVKPPRTHWDMLLERRSVEELDELLKERLELIKGRRRG; from the coding sequence ATGGCAGATCGTGTTCTACGAGGCAGCCGGCTCGGTGCCGTCAGCTACGAAACCGATCGTGACCACGACCTGGCGCCGCGTCGCATGGCCCGTTACCGCACCGACAACGGCGAAGAGTTCGATGTTCCGTTCGCTCACGACGCCGAGATCCCGGCCAACTGGGCGTGCCGCAACGGCCTGGAGGGCACGCTCCTCGATGGCGACGTGCCCGAGCCCAAGAAGGTCAAGCCGCCGCGCACGCACTGGGACATGCTCCTGGAGCGACGCAGTGTCGAAGAGCTCGATGAGCTGCTCAAAGAGCGTCTGGAACTGATCAAGGGTCGCCGCCGCGGCTAG
- a CDS encoding FxsA family protein — MWPGLFLLYVIVEVSALVALTSAVGIGWTVLAVVGAFFLGLILAGSQARRALDQLRRGTRSPGGAVADGALIALGTVAVVIPGLVSSAIGLLLLLPPTRAVLRPVLTLVAARQLSRRAPLITVIPAGYGAYQSTRPQNGRADYIDGEVVDVSDEQAGPARYRPGHDLTA; from the coding sequence ATGTGGCCAGGCCTGTTTCTGCTGTACGTGATCGTCGAGGTGTCCGCGCTCGTGGCGCTGACCTCCGCCGTCGGCATCGGCTGGACCGTTCTCGCCGTTGTGGGAGCCTTCTTCCTCGGTCTGATATTGGCCGGCTCACAGGCCAGGCGTGCCCTTGACCAGCTGCGGCGCGGTACCAGGTCGCCGGGCGGCGCCGTCGCCGACGGCGCACTGATCGCGTTGGGCACGGTCGCGGTGGTGATCCCCGGATTGGTTTCCTCGGCCATCGGACTGTTGCTGCTGCTACCACCGACACGTGCGGTACTTCGGCCGGTCCTGACGCTGGTCGCGGCCCGGCAGCTCAGCCGACGTGCACCGCTGATCACCGTCATTCCCGCGGGGTACGGCGCGTATCAGAGCACGCGCCCCCAGAATGGCAGGGCCGACTACATCGATGGCGAAGTGGTCGATGTCAGCGATGAACAAGCCGGACCGGCGCGATATCGCCCCGGCCACGACCTGACTGCGTAG
- a CDS encoding polyprenol monophosphomannose synthase → MDPVTERPSARTLVIIPTYNERENLPLILGRLHKAQPSVHVLIVDDGSPDGTGELADQAALADPERVHVMHRKEKGGLGAAYIAGFGWGLARQYSVLVEMDADGSHAPEQLSRLLDAVDAGADLAIGSRYVPGGTVVNWPWRRLVLSRSANVYARLVLGVKPHDITAGYRAYRREVLEKLDLAAVESHGYCFQIDLTLRTIAHGFEVAEVPITFTERAIGESKMSGSIINEALVKVTKWGVQSRLDRARGVNR, encoded by the coding sequence GTGGATCCCGTGACCGAACGTCCGAGCGCCCGGACCCTGGTGATCATTCCGACGTACAACGAGCGGGAGAACCTCCCACTGATCCTCGGTCGGTTGCACAAGGCGCAACCCAGCGTGCACGTGCTGATCGTCGATGACGGCAGCCCGGACGGCACCGGCGAGCTGGCCGACCAGGCCGCGCTTGCCGACCCGGAACGTGTGCATGTCATGCACCGCAAGGAGAAGGGTGGCCTGGGCGCTGCCTACATCGCGGGCTTCGGCTGGGGTCTGGCCCGTCAGTATTCGGTGCTGGTGGAGATGGACGCCGATGGCAGCCATGCTCCCGAGCAGCTATCCCGGTTGCTCGACGCGGTGGACGCCGGGGCAGACCTGGCGATCGGATCTCGATATGTGCCCGGCGGGACCGTGGTCAACTGGCCATGGCGCCGGCTGGTGTTGTCGCGCAGTGCGAACGTCTATGCCCGGCTGGTGCTCGGGGTGAAGCCGCATGACATCACCGCGGGTTACCGCGCCTACCGGCGCGAGGTGCTCGAAAAGCTGGATCTGGCGGCCGTCGAATCACATGGATACTGCTTCCAGATCGACCTGACCCTGCGCACCATCGCACACGGTTTCGAGGTCGCCGAGGTACCCATCACCTTCACCGAACGCGCGATCGGTGAATCCAAGATGAGTGGCTCGATCATCAATGAGGCCCTGGTCAAGGTGACCAAATGGGGTGTGCAGAGCCGCCTGGACCGCGCCCGCGGCGTCAATCGCTGA
- a CDS encoding PPOX class F420-dependent oxidoreductase, with amino-acid sequence MARDKGLDIATVAMGRYILLTTFTKAGVPKPTPMWFVTEGDELLMTTGGDSWKIKRIRRSPKVMVAVCTQRGRVISPAAEATAAVVEDPASVERIRATVLKRYGLLGRIAWAFNTRRGGARVGISVTLGAPEDH; translated from the coding sequence ATGGCCCGGGACAAAGGATTAGACATCGCGACCGTGGCGATGGGCCGATACATCTTGTTGACCACCTTCACGAAAGCTGGGGTGCCCAAGCCGACTCCCATGTGGTTCGTGACCGAGGGGGACGAGCTGCTGATGACTACCGGAGGCGACTCCTGGAAGATCAAGCGGATCCGGCGCAGCCCCAAGGTGATGGTGGCCGTGTGTACCCAGCGCGGGAGAGTGATCAGCCCGGCCGCGGAGGCCACGGCCGCGGTGGTCGAGGACCCGGCTTCCGTTGAACGCATCCGTGCCACGGTGCTGAAGCGCTACGGATTACTGGGCCGGATAGCGTGGGCGTTCAACACGCGCCGCGGCGGGGCCCGCGTCGGAATTTCGGTGACGCTCGGCGCACCGGAAGATCACTGA